Proteins encoded by one window of Castor canadensis chromosome 2, mCasCan1.hap1v2, whole genome shotgun sequence:
- the LOC141418450 gene encoding olfactory receptor 8B3-like yields MFMCGAATLECRSALGTVAAALGGGDRHLWEHNNWSIWAGFSYIKISHENNTLVTEFILGSLIDQPELQIPLFFLFLVLYLVTALGNFGLRILIVLNSHFHTPMYFFLFNLSLIDLCHSSVITHKMLMKFILGKNVISYMGCMTQLYFFCFFVISECCVLTSMAYDRYVATAILFLYNVIMSPKVCSYLIVGSYLMAFSDAMVHTGFILRLIFCDGNAINHYFCDFLPLFQLSCTSTYINELSILIVGDKNIIVPSFIIFTSYGFILSSIFQMKSTEGRFKAFSICSSHIIAVSLFFGSDAFMYLKPYSSSSDKGKISSVFYTTVVPMMNPLIYSLRNKDVKVALRKTLSRRTF; encoded by the exons ATGTTCATGTGTGGGGCAGCAACTCTGGAATGCAGGTCAGCTTTGGGCACTGTGGCAGCAGCTCTAGGGGGTGGAGATAGGCATCTGTGGGAGCATAACAACTGGTCCATCTGGGCAGG ATTCTCCTACATAAAAATCAGCCATGAAAACAACACTTTGGTGACTGAATTCATTCTGGGGAGCTTAATAGATCAGCCTGAACTCCAAATACCCCTGTTCTTCCTATTTTTAGTATTGTATCTGGTCACTGCTTTGGGGAATTTTGGTTTGAGAATTTTAATTGTGCTGAATTCACATtttcacacccccatgtactttttcctctttaatttgtCATTAATAGACCTCTGTCATTCTTCTGTAATAACACACAAAATGCTGATGAAATTTATATTAGGTAAGAATGTTATCTCTTACATGGGATGTATGACCCAgttatactttttttgtttttttgtcatttctgaaTGCTGTGTGCTGACATCaatggcctatgatcgctatgtggcTACTGCAATCCTCTTTTTGTATAATGTCATCATGTCCCCAAAAGTGTGTTCCTACCTCATAGTTGGTTCCTACTTGATGGCATTTTCTGATGCCATGGTCCACACAGGATTCATTCTGAGACTGATCTTCTGTGATGGAAATGCCATCAACCACTACTTCTGTGAtttcctccctttgttccagcTTTCCTGCACCAGCACCTATATCAATGAACTTAGTATTCTCATTGTAGGGGATAAAAACATCATTGTGCCCAGTTTTATCATCTTTACCTCTTATGGTTTTATCCTTTCTAGCATCTTCCAAATGAAGTCCACTGAAGGCAGGTTCAAAGCGTTCAGCATCTGCAGTTCCCACATAATTGCTGTATCTCTATTTTTTGGGTCAGATGCCTTTATGTATCTCAAACCCTACTCCTCCTCCtctgataaaggaaaaatatcttcTGTCTTTTATACTACTGTAGTTCCCATGATGAATCCTTTAATCTACAGCTTGAGGAACAAAGATGTTAAAGTTGCCCTGAGAAAAACCTTAAGCAGGAGAACATTTTGA